The following proteins are encoded in a genomic region of Primulina huaijiensis isolate GDHJ02 chromosome 3, ASM1229523v2, whole genome shotgun sequence:
- the LOC140974130 gene encoding receptor-like protein EIX2 isoform X1: MVLIFIISCMHLKNIMATRNRISTNFLVLIILVLECLGSVFGQNSSGNIRCFERERQALLKLKDEVVDENGRLSSWAVGGNQMECCKWIGVLCDNRTNHVTQLNLRAPPGFNNDGPSVAPLKGKISSSLLELRHLTYLDLSLNDFGYSNIPEFIGYLEKLQYINLSFANFHGSIPPSVGNLSELIYLDFSSNSGLFSENLGWVAHLGSLEYLDLSFVELSKASNIWLHAISNLTSIKELHLANCGLQGILPSSLPSINSSAPLSTLDLSMNPSISSSTFLFFLSFSKSLTSIDFSSNNMTILTPAYAFDNQIFLEHLDLSNNNLEGGIPKFFGNMSSLTHLDLSRNSFMMPLSEIMINFSGSVEKNLKYLDLSDNMITGSLSDFSKFSSLNVLVLGGNKLNGSITKDYPNIPSLIHLDLSSNSFTGELPDLTIYPLLEKLYLNNNMFNGPLRESIGSLSKMEVLVLASNNFEGIVTESHLFNLSRLTILDFSSNPLLAVNCSSDWIPPFQLTAIKLSKCKVGPHFPQWLQYQKNLKFLDISFSQITDTIPSWIGDLTSGPINLNISNNQIHGVFPKIGFFSFNLTGYSRSLVHDSVYGMVLDLSRNKITGQATFLCQSEEWVLIDLSSNLFFGNLPNCFANSTRLRFLNLANNNFYGEIPSSFGSLPLLSLLNLRNNSFSGGIPTSLRSCTGLKMIDLGENWLTGIIPTWIGDELLSLIVLSLRFNEFRGIIPSSICNLQNLQVLDLSFNKISGVIPKCLDNLTAMTDRPGSEQKISDLLGTPALYYTLLDAAYFTWKGKAINYVNNNIFVELIDLSSNALIGDIPSEITKLLGLVSLNLSRNILSGQIPANIGLLKYLDSLDLSRNQLSGGIPASLSELSLLGNLDLSYNNLSGRIPPLSFDESTFAGNPGLCGLPVLNKSCPNDNENTHKSDANFNGDASVTDNLKLDEDELITNGFYICMAFGFVFGVWGIFGVILLNKSARSAYFKLLDSIEDSVYMRGELKKAHLREEALSFRIQNPWPALVDSRFQMRMRSKRRSRPSLEVGDCCTIL; encoded by the exons atGGTGTTGATTTTTATAATCTCATGCATGCACTTAAAAAACATCATGGCTACTCGAAATAGAATCTCAACTAATTTTCTTGTATTAATTATTCTGGTTTTAGAGTGTTTGGGAAGTGTTTTCGGACAAAATTCTTCTGGTAACATCAGATGCTTTGAGAGGGAGAGACAAGCTCTTCTCAAGTTGAAAGACGAGGTTGTTGATGAAAATGGCAGACTCTCTTCTTGGGCTGTAGGAGGAAATCAAATGGAGTGCTGTAAGTGGATTGGTGTTCTGTGTGATAACAGAACTAATCACGTCACACAATTGAACTTGAGGGCTCCACCAGGATTCAATAATGATGGACCCAGTGTTGCTCCTCTCAAAGGTAAGATTAGCTCTTCATTGCTGGAATTGAGGCACTTGACTTACCTCGATCTGAGTTTAAATGATTTTGGGTATTCAAATATCCCGGAGTTCATTGGTTATTTAGAGAAATTACAGTATATCAATCTTTCCTTTGCTAATTTCCATGGATCCATTCCGCCGAGTGTTGGAAACCTTTCCGAGTTGATATATCTTGATTTTAGTTCGAATTCTGGGCTCTTTAGCGAAAATCTTGGTTGGGTCGCTCATCTTGGTTCACTGGAATATCTTGACCTCAGTTTTGTCGAGCTGAGCAAAGCATCCAACATTTGGTTACATGCAATTAGCAACTTAACATCTATAAAAGAATTACACTTGGCGAACTGTGGACTTCAAGGCATCCTCCCTTCTTCTCTTCCCTCTATCAATTCTTCTGCTCCTCTTTCTACCCTCGACTTGTCGATGAATCCCAGTATCTCATCTTCCacgtttttgtttttcttaagCTTCAGTAAAAGCCTAACCTCCATTGATTTCTCATCTAACAATATGACAATTCTCACTCCTGCTTATGCTTTTGACAACCAGATATTTCTTGAACATCTTGATCTCTCTAATAATAACCTTGAAGGTGGGATTCCTAAATTTTTCGGAAATATGAGCAGTTTAACACACTTGGATTTATCCCGGAACAGTTTTATGATGCCACTTTCTGAAATTATGATTAACTTTTCGGGGTCCGTAGAAAAGAATTTGAAGTATCTGGATTTGAGTGATAATATGATAACTGGTTCATTATCTGATTTTTCTAAGTTCTCATCCTTGAATGTGCTAGTACTCGGGGGGAATAAGTTGAATGGATCCATTACCAAGGATTACCCAAATATCCCAAGTCTTATTCATCTAGATTTGTCATCAAATAGTTTTACTGGTGAACTGCCCGATCTTACAATTTATCCGCTCCTCGAAAAATTGTATCTCAACAACAACATGTTCAATGGACCTTTGAGAGAAAGCATTGGATCCCTTTCAAAGATGGAGGTTTTAGTTCTGGCTTCAAATAACTTCGAAGGCATCGTTACCGAGTCCCATTTGTTCAATCTATCTCGTCTAACGATACTTGACTTTTCTTCTAACCCACTGCTGGCAGTAAATTGTAGCTCAGATTGGATTCCTCCATTTCAACTAACAGCAATAAAACTCTCCAAATGTAAAGTAGGACCACATTTTCCGCAATGGCTTCAATACcagaaaaatttaaagtttCTTGATATCTCGTTTTCTCAAATTACAGACACCATTCCTAGTTGGATTGGTGATTTAACTTCCGGGCCAATAAATCTGAATATATCAAATAACCAAATCCATGGCGTCTTTCCGAAGATTGGATTCTTTTCTTTCAACCTTACAGGCTATTCACGGTCTCTTGTACATGATAGTGTCTATGGAATGGTATTAGATCTGtcaagaaataaaattactggTCAAGCAACTTTTTTGTGCCAAAGTGAAGAGTGGGTACTGATTGACCTCTCAAGTAACCTATTTTTCGGTAATCTACCGAATTGTTTCGCCAACTCTACTCGGTTAAGATTTCTTAATTTGGCCAACAATAATTTCTATGGGGAAATCCCAAGCTCATTTGGCTCGTTACCATTGCTATCTTTGTTGAATTTGAGAAACAACAGTTTCTCAGGGGGAATCCCAACATCTTTGAGAAGCTGCACTGGTTTAAAAATGATCGATCTTGGAGAAAATTGGCTAACAGGCATCATACCTACCTGGATAGGAGATGAGTTGCTTTCACTGATTGTTCTAAGCCTACGTTTCAACGAGTTTCGTGGTATAATACCTTCCAGCATTTGCAACCTACAAAATCTCCAAGTGCTAGACCTTTCTTTCAACAAGATATCTGGAGTCATACCAAAATGCTTGGATAATCTTACTGCCATGACCGATAGACCAGGATCCGAGCAGAAAATTTCTGATTTATTGGGTACACCCGCACTATACTATACCTTACTAGATGCTGCATATTTCACGTGGAAAGGAAAGGCGATCAACTacgtaaataataatatatttgtcGAACTCATTGATTTGTCGAGCAATGCCTTAATTGGTGATATCCCATCAGAAATCACAAAACTTCTTGGCCTAGTTTCGTTGAATCTTTCAAGAAACATTTTAAGTGGACAAATTCCTGCAAACATCGGTCTCTTGAAATACTTGGATTCCCTAGATCTTTCAAGAAACCAGCTCTCTGGGGGTATTCCGGCCAGCCTTTCTGAATTGAGCCTTCTTGGAAACTTAGACTTGTCATACAACAACTTGTCGGGTAGAATTCCGCCTCTGAGCTTTGATGAATCTACCTTTGCTGGGAATCCTGGCCTTTGTGGGCTTCCTGTACTCAATAAATCTTGCCCCAACGACAATGAAAACACACATAAATCAGATGCGAACTTTAATGGCGATGCCAGTGTAACGGACAACTTGAAGCTCGACGAAGATGAGTTGATTACCAATGGATTTTATATCTGTATGGCATTCGGTTTTGTTTTTGGAGTTTGGGGGATCTTCGGAGTAATACTACTCAACAAGTCAGCAAGATCCGCTTATTTCAAGTTGTTGGATTCAATTGAAGACTCTGTATACATGAGAGGAGAGCTCAAAAAAGCCCATCTGAGAGAAGAG GCTTTAAGCTTCAGAATACAAAATCCTTGGCCGGCGCTTGTGGATTCAAGG TTTCAGATGAGAATGAGATCGAAGAGAAGGAGCAGACCTAGTCTTGAGGTTGGTGATTGTTGTACAATATTATAA
- the LOC140972319 gene encoding uncharacterized protein gives MAQYGDQHGRRTDEYGDPVRKTDEYGDPVHRPTGVDYGTTGAGGTYGTTGEHQTDPYGTTGTQQLGPQVTSPHVTSATIGAIRAEPYAATGAHPTGAQGTTGSTGAYQTDPDKATGTTGACEIDPDHRATGTTAGPQGGHHEKKGMMEKIKEKLPGHQHNKST, from the coding sequence ATGGCACAGTACGGCGATCAACACGGGAGACGGACGGACGAGTACGGCGATCCCGTCAGGAAGACTGATGAATACGGAGACCCCGTTCACCGCCCTACAGGAGTAGACTACGGCACCACTGGCGCCGGAGGAACGTATGGCACCACCGGTGAACATCAAACGGATCCTTACGGAACCACCGGGACGCAGCAATTGGGCCCGCAGGTAACCAGCCCGCATGTGACCAGCGCCACGATCGGGGCAATACGAGCGGAGCCTTATGCCGCCACAGGGGCGCATCCAACGGGTGCTCAGGGAACCACCGGCTCCACCGGGGCGTATCAGACCGACCCTGACAAAGCCACGGGCACCACCGGGGCGTGTGAAATTGATCCTGATCACAGAGCCACTGGGACCACCGCCGGTCCGCAGGGCGGGCACCATGAGAAGAAGGGGATGATGGAGAAGATTAAAGAGAAGTTGCCAGGCCACCAGCACAACAAATCAACTTGA
- the LOC140974131 gene encoding protein HYPER-SENSITIVITY-RELATED 4-like — MALSESNLATAKTILSIVGSIAATAVVVRGVIQEFLPYEFQDYVFSGVRNFFGRFSNQLTLVIEEFDGLESNEIYEAAETYLGSKASPNTRRLKVSKPEKEKSLNITVESDEEVIDFYKGEKFKWVWICRKTETKHFYNPRDGNSTMKSEIRSFQLTFHRKNKDLAIESYLRYIINEAENKKQEKKTIKIFTVDYENMYNINDMWTPVNLDHPSTFQTLAMDSDQKEMILNDLELFVKRREYYRKVGKAWKRGYLLYGPPGTGKSSLIAAIANYLHYDVYDLELTDLRRNSELRRLLLGTANKSILVVEDIDCTIDLKDRSSTTEDSSFREEESKVTLSGLLNFVDGLWSSCGDERIIIFTTNHIEKLDPALLRPGRMDVHINMSYCTPSGFKLMAGNYLGIQDHALFKKIEDLVAIAKVTPAEIAEQLLKNDNPNLSLQGLVDFLHSKIKENEEPEAKKPKEESADLEQEKL, encoded by the coding sequence ATGGCTTTGTCGGAATCCAATTTAGCTACCGCCAAGACCATCCTCTCCATCGTCGGATCCATTGCCGCCACCGCGGTGGTGGTGCGCGGCGTTATCCAAGAGTTCCTCCCTTACGAATTCCAGGACTATGTGTTCTCCGGCGTTCGGAATTTCTTCGGCAGATTCTCGAACCAGTTGACTCTGGTGATCGAGGAGTTCGACGGATTGGAAAGCAACGAAATCTACGAGGCTGCAGAAACCTATCTGGGTTCGAAAGCCAGCCCGAACACCCGTCGACTCAAAGTCAGCAAGCCCGAAAAAGAAAAGAGTCTCAATATCACAGTGGAGAGTGACGAAGAAGTAATAGATTTTTACAAAGGAGAGAAATTCAAGTGGGTTTGGATCTGTAGAAAGACTGAAACAAAGCACTTCTACAATCCCAGAGACGGGAATTCGACTATGAAATCCGAAATCAGGTCATTCCAGCTCACATTCCACAGGAAAAATAAAGATCTGGCGATCGAGTCTTACTTGAGATACATCATAAACGAGGCAGAAAACAAGAAACAGGAGAAGAAAACAATCAAGATTTTCACAGTTGATTACGAGAATATGTACAACATAAACGATATGTGGACTCCTGTAAATCTCGATCACCCATCTACATTTCAGACTTTGGCCATGGATTCAGATCAAAAGGAGATGATCTTGAATGATCTTGAACTGTTTGTCAAGAGGAGAGAATATTATAGAAAAGTGGGCAAGGCTTGGAAAAGAGGGTACTTGCTGTATGGTCCTCCGGGGACAGGAAAATCGAGCTTGATTGCAGCAATTGCGAATTATTTGCACTACGACGTGTATGATTTAGAGTTGACTGATTTAAGGAGGAATTCCGAGTTGAGAAGATTGCTGCTTGGTACTGCAAATAAATCTATATTAGTGGTGGAGGATATTGATTGCACCATTGACTTGAAAGATAGGTCGTCCACTACAGAGGATTCTTCTTTTCGGGAGGAAGAAAGCAAGGTGACACTATCTGGTTTGTTGAACTTTGTTGATGGTTTATGGTCGAGTTGTGGAGACGAAAGGATCATAATTTTCACGACAAATCACATCGAGAAGCTGGATCCAGCGTTGTTACGACCTGGCCGTATGGACGTGCATATAAACATGTCATATTGCACTCCTAGTGGCTTCAAACTCATGGCGGGTAATTACCTTGGTATCCAGGACCATGCTCTGTTCAAGAAAATCGAGGATCTGGTCGCTATCGCTAAAGTCACTCCGGCCGAAATAGCCGAGCAGCTTCTCAAGAATGATAATCCTAATCTTTCCCTTCAAGGATTAGTTGATTTCCTACATTCCAAGATTAAGGAAAATGAGGAGCCTGAAGCTAAAAAGCCAAAGGAAGAATCAGCTGATCTTGAACAAGAAAAGTTGTGA
- the LOC140974130 gene encoding receptor-like protein EIX2 isoform X2 — MVLIFIISCMHLKNIMATRNRISTNFLVLIILVLECLGSVFGQNSSGNIRCFERERQALLKLKDEVVDENGRLSSWAVGGNQMECCKWIGVLCDNRTNHVTQLNLRAPPGFNNDGPSVAPLKGKISSSLLELRHLTYLDLSLNDFGYSNIPEFIGYLEKLQYINLSFANFHGSIPPSVGNLSELIYLDFSSNSGLFSENLGWVAHLGSLEYLDLSFVELSKASNIWLHAISNLTSIKELHLANCGLQGILPSSLPSINSSAPLSTLDLSMNPSISSSTFLFFLSFSKSLTSIDFSSNNMTILTPAYAFDNQIFLEHLDLSNNNLEGGIPKFFGNMSSLTHLDLSRNSFMMPLSEIMINFSGSVEKNLKYLDLSDNMITGSLSDFSKFSSLNVLVLGGNKLNGSITKDYPNIPSLIHLDLSSNSFTGELPDLTIYPLLEKLYLNNNMFNGPLRESIGSLSKMEVLVLASNNFEGIVTESHLFNLSRLTILDFSSNPLLAVNCSSDWIPPFQLTAIKLSKCKVGPHFPQWLQYQKNLKFLDISFSQITDTIPSWIGDLTSGPINLNISNNQIHGVFPKIGFFSFNLTGYSRSLVHDSVYGMVLDLSRNKITGQATFLCQSEEWVLIDLSSNLFFGNLPNCFANSTRLRFLNLANNNFYGEIPSSFGSLPLLSLLNLRNNSFSGGIPTSLRSCTGLKMIDLGENWLTGIIPTWIGDELLSLIVLSLRFNEFRGIIPSSICNLQNLQVLDLSFNKISGVIPKCLDNLTAMTDRPGSEQKISDLLGTPALYYTLLDAAYFTWKGKAINYVNNNIFVELIDLSSNALIGDIPSEITKLLGLVSLNLSRNILSGQIPANIGLLKYLDSLDLSRNQLSGGIPASLSELSLLGNLDLSYNNLSGRIPPLSFDESTFAGNPGLCGLPVLNKSCPNDNENTHKSDANFNGDASVTDNLKLDEDELITNGFYICMAFGFVFGVWGIFGVILLNKSARSAYFKLLDSIEDSVYMRGELKKAHLREESPSSLYMINRL; from the exons atGGTGTTGATTTTTATAATCTCATGCATGCACTTAAAAAACATCATGGCTACTCGAAATAGAATCTCAACTAATTTTCTTGTATTAATTATTCTGGTTTTAGAGTGTTTGGGAAGTGTTTTCGGACAAAATTCTTCTGGTAACATCAGATGCTTTGAGAGGGAGAGACAAGCTCTTCTCAAGTTGAAAGACGAGGTTGTTGATGAAAATGGCAGACTCTCTTCTTGGGCTGTAGGAGGAAATCAAATGGAGTGCTGTAAGTGGATTGGTGTTCTGTGTGATAACAGAACTAATCACGTCACACAATTGAACTTGAGGGCTCCACCAGGATTCAATAATGATGGACCCAGTGTTGCTCCTCTCAAAGGTAAGATTAGCTCTTCATTGCTGGAATTGAGGCACTTGACTTACCTCGATCTGAGTTTAAATGATTTTGGGTATTCAAATATCCCGGAGTTCATTGGTTATTTAGAGAAATTACAGTATATCAATCTTTCCTTTGCTAATTTCCATGGATCCATTCCGCCGAGTGTTGGAAACCTTTCCGAGTTGATATATCTTGATTTTAGTTCGAATTCTGGGCTCTTTAGCGAAAATCTTGGTTGGGTCGCTCATCTTGGTTCACTGGAATATCTTGACCTCAGTTTTGTCGAGCTGAGCAAAGCATCCAACATTTGGTTACATGCAATTAGCAACTTAACATCTATAAAAGAATTACACTTGGCGAACTGTGGACTTCAAGGCATCCTCCCTTCTTCTCTTCCCTCTATCAATTCTTCTGCTCCTCTTTCTACCCTCGACTTGTCGATGAATCCCAGTATCTCATCTTCCacgtttttgtttttcttaagCTTCAGTAAAAGCCTAACCTCCATTGATTTCTCATCTAACAATATGACAATTCTCACTCCTGCTTATGCTTTTGACAACCAGATATTTCTTGAACATCTTGATCTCTCTAATAATAACCTTGAAGGTGGGATTCCTAAATTTTTCGGAAATATGAGCAGTTTAACACACTTGGATTTATCCCGGAACAGTTTTATGATGCCACTTTCTGAAATTATGATTAACTTTTCGGGGTCCGTAGAAAAGAATTTGAAGTATCTGGATTTGAGTGATAATATGATAACTGGTTCATTATCTGATTTTTCTAAGTTCTCATCCTTGAATGTGCTAGTACTCGGGGGGAATAAGTTGAATGGATCCATTACCAAGGATTACCCAAATATCCCAAGTCTTATTCATCTAGATTTGTCATCAAATAGTTTTACTGGTGAACTGCCCGATCTTACAATTTATCCGCTCCTCGAAAAATTGTATCTCAACAACAACATGTTCAATGGACCTTTGAGAGAAAGCATTGGATCCCTTTCAAAGATGGAGGTTTTAGTTCTGGCTTCAAATAACTTCGAAGGCATCGTTACCGAGTCCCATTTGTTCAATCTATCTCGTCTAACGATACTTGACTTTTCTTCTAACCCACTGCTGGCAGTAAATTGTAGCTCAGATTGGATTCCTCCATTTCAACTAACAGCAATAAAACTCTCCAAATGTAAAGTAGGACCACATTTTCCGCAATGGCTTCAATACcagaaaaatttaaagtttCTTGATATCTCGTTTTCTCAAATTACAGACACCATTCCTAGTTGGATTGGTGATTTAACTTCCGGGCCAATAAATCTGAATATATCAAATAACCAAATCCATGGCGTCTTTCCGAAGATTGGATTCTTTTCTTTCAACCTTACAGGCTATTCACGGTCTCTTGTACATGATAGTGTCTATGGAATGGTATTAGATCTGtcaagaaataaaattactggTCAAGCAACTTTTTTGTGCCAAAGTGAAGAGTGGGTACTGATTGACCTCTCAAGTAACCTATTTTTCGGTAATCTACCGAATTGTTTCGCCAACTCTACTCGGTTAAGATTTCTTAATTTGGCCAACAATAATTTCTATGGGGAAATCCCAAGCTCATTTGGCTCGTTACCATTGCTATCTTTGTTGAATTTGAGAAACAACAGTTTCTCAGGGGGAATCCCAACATCTTTGAGAAGCTGCACTGGTTTAAAAATGATCGATCTTGGAGAAAATTGGCTAACAGGCATCATACCTACCTGGATAGGAGATGAGTTGCTTTCACTGATTGTTCTAAGCCTACGTTTCAACGAGTTTCGTGGTATAATACCTTCCAGCATTTGCAACCTACAAAATCTCCAAGTGCTAGACCTTTCTTTCAACAAGATATCTGGAGTCATACCAAAATGCTTGGATAATCTTACTGCCATGACCGATAGACCAGGATCCGAGCAGAAAATTTCTGATTTATTGGGTACACCCGCACTATACTATACCTTACTAGATGCTGCATATTTCACGTGGAAAGGAAAGGCGATCAACTacgtaaataataatatatttgtcGAACTCATTGATTTGTCGAGCAATGCCTTAATTGGTGATATCCCATCAGAAATCACAAAACTTCTTGGCCTAGTTTCGTTGAATCTTTCAAGAAACATTTTAAGTGGACAAATTCCTGCAAACATCGGTCTCTTGAAATACTTGGATTCCCTAGATCTTTCAAGAAACCAGCTCTCTGGGGGTATTCCGGCCAGCCTTTCTGAATTGAGCCTTCTTGGAAACTTAGACTTGTCATACAACAACTTGTCGGGTAGAATTCCGCCTCTGAGCTTTGATGAATCTACCTTTGCTGGGAATCCTGGCCTTTGTGGGCTTCCTGTACTCAATAAATCTTGCCCCAACGACAATGAAAACACACATAAATCAGATGCGAACTTTAATGGCGATGCCAGTGTAACGGACAACTTGAAGCTCGACGAAGATGAGTTGATTACCAATGGATTTTATATCTGTATGGCATTCGGTTTTGTTTTTGGAGTTTGGGGGATCTTCGGAGTAATACTACTCAACAAGTCAGCAAGATCCGCTTATTTCAAGTTGTTGGATTCAATTGAAGACTCTGTATACATGAGAGGAGAGCTCAAAAAAGCCCATCTGAGAGAAGAG TCTCCCTCCAGCCTATATATGATTAACAGGCTTTAA